The following proteins come from a genomic window of Phycisphaeraceae bacterium:
- a CDS encoding class I SAM-dependent methyltransferase: MPTTRPFYENVQAHYDLSDDFYSLFLDPSMTYSCAYFERDGMSLEEAQAAKVDLSLGKCDLKPGLTLLDIGCGWGSTAMRAAQRFGVKAIGLTLSKNQQSKATDRARMHGLADRVQFRLQGWEEFDDSADRIISIGAFEHFRRERFAAFFTRCRQIMARTPDARMMLHTILLGDERTLQPGETLATHEHILFAKFIQKEIFPGGQLTQRKVAEQFAQAAGFKVELVQSLRLHYARTLDCWAANLERERDRAIATTSQEVFDRYMKYLLGCARYFRSGHLDVCQFSLAV; this comes from the coding sequence ATGCCCACAACTCGCCCCTTTTACGAAAATGTTCAGGCTCATTACGACCTTTCCGACGATTTCTACTCACTGTTTCTTGATCCGTCGATGACCTATAGCTGTGCCTATTTCGAGCGTGACGGTATGTCACTCGAGGAAGCCCAAGCTGCCAAGGTTGATCTTTCACTGGGGAAGTGCGATCTGAAACCGGGATTGACTCTGTTGGATATCGGATGCGGCTGGGGATCGACTGCCATGCGGGCGGCACAGCGATTCGGTGTCAAGGCTATCGGCCTGACACTCTCGAAAAACCAGCAGTCGAAGGCAACCGATCGTGCCCGCATGCATGGTCTGGCAGATCGTGTGCAGTTCCGGCTTCAGGGTTGGGAGGAGTTTGACGACTCCGCGGATCGGATCATCAGCATCGGGGCATTCGAACATTTCCGCAGAGAACGATTCGCTGCGTTCTTCACCCGTTGCCGACAGATCATGGCCAGGACGCCAGATGCCCGCATGATGCTTCACACAATTCTGCTGGGCGATGAGAGAACCCTTCAACCCGGCGAAACACTGGCTACGCATGAGCACATACTTTTCGCAAAGTTCATCCAGAAAGAAATATTCCCCGGCGGGCAGCTCACGCAGAGAAAAGTTGCCGAGCAGTTCGCCCAGGCAGCAGGCTTTAAGGTTGAGCTAGTGCAATCGCTCCGGCTGCATTACGCCCGAACACTGGACTGCTGGGCGGCCAATCTTGAGCGGGAGCGTGACCGCGCTATCGCTACAACATCGCAGGAGGTTTTCGATCGGTATATGAAATACCTTCTCGGCTGCGCGCGGTACTTCCGCAGCGGGCACCTGGATGTTTGCCAGTTTTCACTGGCTGTTTAA
- a CDS encoding fatty acid desaturase: protein MPVLTEAEPDSIGGNIAPPVTHAWKPVRLQRPVKSIPNRLVWHYVIPITLMHVLALAAVIPFFWSWTGFWVMFVGLWVYGSFGINLCYHRLLAHRAFKCPRWVERTLVFIALCCLEDAPGRWVATHRLHHKVSDEQEDPHSPFVSFWWSHVGWLMVENRGLHNVSSYERYARDILRDPFYLKLERRLLPIWIYLTHALAHVVVGYVIGWAMDGHAAGVQLGLSLLVWGVFVRTVMVWHITWSVNSLTHLFGYRSHETGEGSRNNWFVALISNGEGWHNNHHHQPASACNRNRWWEYDGVYMIVLVLEKLGLAWNVVRPKQGK, encoded by the coding sequence ATGCCGGTTCTCACGGAAGCGGAACCTGACTCGATAGGGGGGAATATCGCGCCGCCGGTTACTCATGCGTGGAAGCCGGTTCGTCTGCAACGTCCCGTCAAGTCCATTCCTAACCGTCTTGTCTGGCACTACGTCATTCCTATCACGCTGATGCACGTGCTGGCACTGGCTGCAGTCATTCCGTTTTTCTGGAGTTGGACCGGCTTCTGGGTGATGTTCGTCGGCCTGTGGGTGTACGGCAGTTTCGGTATCAATCTCTGCTATCACCGACTATTGGCGCATCGTGCATTCAAATGCCCTCGCTGGGTGGAACGAACATTGGTTTTCATTGCGCTGTGCTGTCTGGAGGATGCCCCCGGGCGATGGGTGGCCACGCATCGTCTTCATCACAAGGTTTCCGACGAACAGGAAGACCCGCACAGTCCGTTCGTAAGCTTCTGGTGGAGCCACGTAGGCTGGTTGATGGTTGAGAACCGGGGCTTGCACAATGTTTCTTCGTACGAGCGCTATGCACGAGATATTCTGCGTGATCCGTTCTACCTTAAACTCGAGCGTCGCCTGCTGCCTATCTGGATTTATCTCACTCACGCGCTGGCGCATGTCGTAGTGGGTTACGTGATTGGCTGGGCGATGGATGGTCATGCTGCTGGAGTACAGCTTGGTCTGAGCCTGCTCGTCTGGGGCGTGTTTGTGCGTACCGTCATGGTGTGGCACATCACTTGGTCAGTCAATTCACTGACGCACCTTTTTGGATACCGCTCCCATGAGACAGGCGAGGGCAGCAGGAACAACTGGTTCGTAGCCTTAATTTCTAACGGCGAAGGCTGGCACAACAATCATCACCATCAGCCCGCCAGTGCATGCAATCGCAACCGCTGGTGGGAGTACGACGGGGTGTACATGATTGTGCTGGTGCTGGAAAAGCTAGGATTGGCGTGGAACGTGGTCAGACCTAAACAGGGTAAGTGA
- a CDS encoding VCBS repeat-containing protein yields the protein MPFRVLAADLNNDGRDELVVINTRQSRLDIYRWQPVGKRDQPAKPDPDRVNELPMAPEWTKEEVALDDLPADAIAEDLDGDKLKELIVLGMPANRVLVYKSEAKDNAKTAWKKSQSWDLLAGTISGREKTLLFRNTPAGQPELLMSYDQGVQTLLLEAGSRPAWMMPREQRGRFYWRLLDLDGDGDLDLVEWSPVNKQTVRWYECVAGKLLPAQVLFDQPIQGLESLAIKGKPAELLLLGGTQEGLVRRYAMGKGKVNPLGKVEALPMPAGAKAVWTGITLDGKPNIVAVDPAQPRLRVAPLGETGWLNEQSFPIVGNVRGMAAPQGAPGTLLLWAKDAADLHISKWEGGRFSYPQPMPQSADVVDRRILALDTTGTTTWWAQRVGDNLDLYVWEAGQKEPKATRFTGVGAKAERVLWTGGDRLLVQQSYSTGAKLAVIKDGKTVTTEPAHLAKIDLGEFQLITQAGKLRLARLTDGVLQWLGDDLQPTDQIMLTDGQRLSSYVPISDKEAWALEQGGGFVHRLRADESGVLRVVESIKLPGGTALLSDNVLGMMLIDNDRVLRLTRGEPWELKLIDSIDSRVGRPSGVREATIHRMFITDATGDGQEDVIFSDDRRHQLSLLVRTDKELKSELSWPVFENQAYPYGDGGRGGQVAEPRAVVGLDADGDGGRDLAMLCQDRLIIYLAKDSK from the coding sequence ATGCCTTTTCGCGTGCTGGCTGCCGATCTGAATAACGACGGCCGGGATGAATTGGTCGTGATCAACACGCGCCAATCCCGCCTCGATATCTACCGTTGGCAGCCCGTTGGTAAACGCGATCAGCCGGCCAAGCCCGATCCCGATCGTGTCAACGAGTTACCCATGGCTCCAGAGTGGACCAAGGAAGAAGTAGCACTGGACGACCTGCCTGCGGATGCAATCGCCGAAGATCTTGACGGTGATAAATTGAAGGAGTTGATCGTTCTTGGTATGCCCGCCAACCGAGTGCTGGTTTACAAAAGCGAGGCGAAAGACAACGCCAAAACAGCTTGGAAAAAATCACAATCTTGGGATTTGCTGGCAGGCACGATTAGCGGCCGGGAGAAAACGCTATTGTTCCGCAATACTCCGGCTGGTCAGCCTGAGCTGCTGATGAGCTACGACCAGGGAGTTCAGACGCTCCTACTCGAAGCGGGTAGCCGACCAGCATGGATGATGCCTCGTGAGCAGCGAGGTCGGTTTTACTGGCGACTGCTCGATCTCGACGGTGACGGTGACCTTGATCTCGTCGAATGGTCGCCGGTGAACAAGCAGACCGTGCGATGGTATGAGTGTGTCGCCGGAAAACTTTTACCTGCACAGGTCTTGTTCGATCAGCCTATTCAAGGCCTCGAATCTCTGGCGATTAAAGGAAAACCCGCGGAGCTTCTCTTGCTCGGCGGAACACAGGAAGGTCTCGTCCGCCGTTATGCAATGGGTAAGGGTAAAGTGAATCCGCTGGGAAAGGTCGAAGCATTACCGATGCCAGCAGGGGCCAAAGCAGTGTGGACCGGGATTACTCTCGATGGCAAGCCCAATATCGTTGCTGTCGATCCTGCGCAGCCGCGTCTCCGTGTCGCGCCACTGGGTGAGACCGGATGGCTGAATGAGCAGAGTTTCCCGATAGTCGGCAATGTACGCGGAATGGCAGCACCGCAGGGCGCACCCGGCACATTGCTGCTGTGGGCAAAAGATGCCGCGGATCTTCACATCAGCAAATGGGAGGGTGGCCGATTTTCCTATCCGCAGCCAATGCCCCAGTCTGCGGATGTGGTGGATCGACGCATTCTCGCTCTCGACACAACCGGTACGACCACTTGGTGGGCGCAGCGAGTCGGAGACAATCTCGACCTCTATGTATGGGAAGCCGGCCAGAAAGAACCGAAGGCCACTCGGTTCACTGGTGTCGGGGCTAAGGCGGAGCGTGTGTTATGGACGGGTGGTGACCGTCTGCTCGTGCAACAGAGCTACTCAACCGGTGCCAAACTCGCCGTCATCAAGGACGGCAAGACCGTGACGACTGAACCTGCTCATTTAGCGAAGATCGACCTGGGTGAGTTTCAATTGATTACGCAGGCAGGCAAGCTGCGGCTTGCACGATTGACCGATGGTGTGCTTCAGTGGCTGGGTGATGATCTTCAACCCACCGATCAGATCATGCTCACGGACGGTCAACGTCTCTCCAGTTACGTGCCAATATCAGACAAGGAAGCGTGGGCACTGGAGCAGGGGGGCGGTTTCGTGCATCGACTTCGGGCTGACGAATCCGGAGTGCTGCGCGTGGTCGAGAGTATTAAACTTCCCGGCGGAACCGCACTGCTTTCCGATAACGTGCTGGGCATGATGCTCATTGATAATGATCGCGTGCTGCGTCTGACTCGTGGTGAGCCGTGGGAGTTGAAGTTGATCGACAGTATTGACAGCCGTGTCGGGCGGCCGAGCGGGGTGCGTGAGGCGACGATTCACCGGATGTTCATCACCGACGCGACCGGTGACGGGCAGGAAGATGTGATTTTTTCCGACGATCGTCGCCATCAGTTGAGTCTGCTGGTGCGAACGGATAAGGAACTGAAATCAGAGCTGTCCTGGCCAGTATTTGAAAATCAGGCGTACCCCTATGGCGATGGCGGACGTGGAGGACAGGTTGCCGAGCCGCGTGCGGTAGTGGGTCTTGATGCGGATGGTGATGGCGGGCGCGATCTGGCGATGCTTTGTCAGGATCGCCTCATCATCTACTTAGCCAAGGACTCTAAATGA
- a CDS encoding DUF11 domain-containing protein, which produces MNWKKWLSVGTAACLLTAGMALTGCETWDKGGTADDGAAETMVRRPTEAPASPKASGPAADSSHGRAGTMVQRPTEAEAPPPPAPKKVERKAEPAPAPRPSVNCATLAYPTGNRETSALWVEKCAPSQVVAGQEFDYTIRVTNLTNMTLSEVRVVEQMPAGFKVSKATPEMGGRDGWTFDKLAPHETKTITVTGSAAAQGTLENCISVTYNLSACLAVNVVSPALKLTKTAPENVLLCENIPVKLAVTNTGTGTARNVKIVDTLPDGLVAGDRSGEVVINVGDVAAGQTREYTATLRPTKRGKFTNNAKATGDNGLTADASATTTVTEPVLTITKTGAKKEFIGRAVQYTITVKNTGDAPAKNLTIKDTGNGTASAASDGGRIDATGVTWSLGTLEAGQSKTVTVSRTGNAMGTIKDTATASATCAQAVTASAETEIVGIPAILLEVVDTDPVKVGGTTTYTITVTNQGSADGTNIVITSSLEDSMEYVSSDGPTKGTVAGKTITFAAIPKLAPREKATFNVVVKAIKAGDVRFKTTMKSDQLSRDVEETEATNFYE; this is translated from the coding sequence ATGAATTGGAAAAAGTGGTTGTCAGTCGGTACAGCGGCATGCCTGCTCACGGCAGGGATGGCGCTGACAGGATGTGAAACGTGGGATAAGGGAGGTACCGCCGACGACGGTGCGGCCGAGACGATGGTCCGCCGCCCGACCGAGGCACCTGCCTCACCGAAAGCCAGCGGTCCTGCTGCGGATTCTTCGCATGGTCGAGCGGGCACGATGGTCCAACGGCCCACCGAGGCAGAGGCTCCTCCGCCTCCAGCACCCAAGAAGGTAGAGCGCAAGGCTGAGCCGGCTCCCGCGCCGCGTCCCAGCGTCAACTGCGCTACCCTCGCGTACCCGACTGGTAACCGCGAAACTTCCGCCCTCTGGGTCGAGAAGTGCGCTCCTTCACAGGTCGTCGCAGGCCAGGAGTTCGATTACACGATCCGCGTGACGAACCTGACCAACATGACTCTTTCGGAAGTCCGGGTTGTCGAGCAGATGCCCGCAGGCTTCAAGGTCAGCAAGGCCACCCCGGAAATGGGCGGTCGTGACGGATGGACCTTCGACAAACTCGCCCCACACGAAACCAAGACCATCACGGTCACTGGTTCCGCCGCTGCTCAGGGCACGCTCGAGAACTGCATCTCGGTGACTTACAACCTGTCGGCCTGCCTGGCGGTCAACGTCGTCTCGCCGGCTCTGAAGCTCACCAAGACCGCGCCGGAAAACGTTCTGCTCTGCGAGAACATTCCGGTCAAGCTCGCGGTGACAAACACCGGTACGGGTACCGCCCGCAACGTGAAGATCGTCGATACGCTTCCTGACGGACTCGTAGCCGGTGATCGTTCGGGTGAAGTGGTGATCAACGTCGGTGATGTGGCTGCGGGTCAGACCCGTGAGTATACCGCCACCCTCCGTCCCACCAAGCGTGGCAAGTTCACCAACAACGCCAAGGCCACTGGTGACAACGGCCTGACCGCCGATGCCTCGGCGACTACCACCGTCACCGAGCCGGTCCTCACCATCACCAAGACCGGAGCCAAGAAGGAGTTCATCGGTCGTGCCGTGCAGTACACGATCACGGTCAAGAACACCGGCGACGCTCCCGCGAAGAACCTGACCATCAAGGACACCGGCAATGGCACCGCCAGTGCCGCGTCTGACGGCGGCAGGATTGACGCTACCGGCGTTACCTGGAGCCTCGGTACACTCGAAGCCGGTCAGTCCAAGACGGTCACCGTTTCTCGTACCGGCAACGCCATGGGAACGATCAAGGACACCGCTACGGCTTCGGCGACCTGCGCCCAGGCTGTCACTGCCTCGGCCGAGACCGAGATCGTGGGTATCCCGGCGATTCTGCTCGAAGTGGTTGACACTGACCCGGTGAAGGTCGGCGGCACCACGACCTACACCATCACCGTGACCAACCAGGGTTCGGCTGACGGCACCAACATCGTGATCACCAGCTCGCTGGAAGACTCGATGGAGTATGTCTCGTCCGATGGCCCGACCAAGGGCACCGTGGCGGGCAAGACCATCACCTTTGCCGCCATTCCGAAGCTCGCGCCTCGCGAGAAGGCCACGTTCAATGTTGTGGTTAAGGCCATCAAGGCTGGCGACGTTCGCTTCAAGACCACGATGAAGAGCGATCAGCTCAGCCGTGACGTGGAAGAGACCGAAGCGACGAACTTCTACGAGTAA
- a CDS encoding trypsin-like peptidase domain-containing protein — translation MKESVVITRIRKGEGRSITRYIPIHTLAVATVFSLAGFTNAQPATQPAPAADASAVIPAGVRVTVTIVGGAKVSATLLRESTQGVVLDLGQQAITIPSDQVLDLVRADKKASDEEVRSEGVFVTGRLEAAPVSELVKRHGDAVVMVRTPIGLGSGFVISDKGHVVTNYHVVEGQTKVLLTLFRPGEQGYQKKELKKVRIVALHPLRDLALLQMDLTELDGDPPRPVTIDDRDDVNVGDLVFAVGNPLGLERSVTQGIISSTTRTIGHLRLLQTDASINPGNSGGPLFNARGEVVGVVCAGATSFQGLAFGIPSNELVDFLIHRDSYLYDASQPQNGVTYLEPPFKDPKAAAQAAPKTGNNPTPTKDSKP, via the coding sequence ATGAAAGAATCAGTCGTTATTACTCGTATCCGCAAGGGAGAGGGTCGATCAATTACTCGATACATACCGATCCACACGCTTGCCGTCGCTACGGTATTTTCTCTTGCGGGTTTCACCAATGCTCAGCCTGCCACGCAACCAGCACCTGCTGCCGATGCCTCGGCTGTGATTCCGGCTGGTGTAAGAGTCACGGTAACCATCGTCGGCGGGGCAAAGGTCTCCGCCACGTTGCTTCGTGAAAGTACTCAGGGTGTGGTGCTCGATCTGGGGCAGCAGGCAATCACAATTCCATCCGATCAGGTGCTTGACCTGGTGCGGGCGGATAAAAAAGCCAGCGATGAAGAAGTGCGCAGCGAGGGCGTGTTTGTCACCGGGCGGCTCGAAGCGGCACCAGTTTCTGAGCTGGTCAAGCGACATGGCGACGCGGTGGTGATGGTCCGGACGCCGATCGGGTTGGGAAGCGGTTTCGTCATCTCTGACAAGGGACACGTCGTTACCAACTACCATGTGGTCGAAGGGCAGACCAAAGTCTTGCTGACGCTCTTTCGACCCGGAGAGCAGGGCTATCAGAAAAAGGAACTGAAAAAAGTTCGGATCGTTGCGCTGCATCCATTGCGCGATCTGGCACTGCTTCAGATGGATCTGACCGAGCTGGATGGTGATCCTCCCCGGCCGGTGACGATTGACGATCGAGACGATGTAAACGTAGGCGATCTGGTTTTTGCAGTGGGTAATCCTCTGGGATTGGAGCGATCGGTTACTCAGGGCATCATCAGCTCGACAACACGCACGATCGGCCACCTGCGACTTCTTCAGACTGATGCGTCTATCAACCCCGGCAATAGTGGTGGTCCGCTCTTTAACGCGCGGGGTGAAGTAGTCGGCGTCGTCTGTGCCGGTGCCACCTCATTTCAAGGATTGGCATTCGGTATTCCATCCAATGAACTGGTGGACTTCTTGATTCACCGCGATAGTTACCTGTACGATGCTTCTCAGCCACAGAACGGAGTGACGTACCTCGAACCTCCTTTCAAGGATCCCAAAGCTGCGGCGCAGGCTGCGCCAAAGACCGGCAACAACCCCACGCCTACCAAGGATTCCAAGCCATGA